From a region of the Syngnathus scovelli strain Florida chromosome 19, RoL_Ssco_1.2, whole genome shotgun sequence genome:
- the tiprl gene encoding TIP41-like protein translates to MISHGFKSSKKDFTFGPWKVTTAQNHIMKSKDIERLAQELNLPALPEMLFGDNILRIQHSGGFGIEFNAIDALKRINNSDDAVQVACARQWQESRLASEHAQEVVRPYDWTFTTDYRGTLIGEERQLEVTETTERINLEKLRAREQIVFFDEVLLFEDELHDHGVSTISVKIRVMPTSFFTLLRFFLRVDGVLIRLNDTRLYHEAGQKYMLREFCTRESNIAELKNVPTSLYTDPNEIAQHLTFKLSRCEKLILPEQEHDAINEDLK, encoded by the exons ATGATTTCCCATGGTTTTAAGAGCAGCAAAAAGGACTTTACCTTTGGTCCTTGGAAAGTTACAACTGCCCAAAACCATATCATGAAGTCCAAAGACATTGAAAG ATTAGCCCAAGAGTTGAACTTGCCTGCCCTTCCAGAAATGTTATTTGGTGACAACATCCTGCGCATCCAACACAGCGGTGGCTTTGGAATTGAATTCAATGCCATTGACGCCCTGAAGAGAATCAACAACTCTGACGACGCTGTACAAGTGGCTTGTGCTCGACAATGGCAGGAGAGCAG ACTTGCTTCTGAACACGCTCAAGAGGTGGTGAGACCATATGACTGGACATTCACCACAGATTACCGAGGCACCCTAATAGGAGAAGAAAGGCAGTTAGAG GTGACCGAGACTACAGAAAGAATCAACTTGGAGAAGCTGAGGGCCCGTGAACAGATTGTGTTCTTTGATGAGGTCCTACTGTTTGAGGATGAGCTGCACGATCACGGGGTCTCAACGATAAGTGTTAAAATT AGGGTGATGCCCACCAGTTTCTTCACATTGCTGCGTTTTTTCCTGCGAGTGGACGGTGTGCTGATAAGACTAAATGACACGCGGCTGTACCATGAG GCTGGACAGAAGTACATGTTACGAGAGTTCTGCACAAGGGAAAGTAACATAGCAGAATTAAAG AATGTTCCTACCTCGCTCTACACTGATCCCAATGAAATTGCTCAACATTTAACCTTCAAGCTAAGTCGATGTGAGAAGTTGATACTTCCTGAGCAGGAGCATGATGCCATTAATGAAGACCTTAAATGA
- the hlcs gene encoding biotin--protein ligase isoform X1, with amino-acid sequence MLITLCYVYLWVRFHKCCSELIGNSVSRLTSSLRFFRTWRRRCSSSSSVSVLPANSVPSSQRSPVLLQLGDESLVVAEFKDLQLLQLPKWSDFCRPLACRPGRPLGTVAQASVDNFGRLAAAFFEDRLQLDNGLVPSKIALISLHESILGELIQCPVDVKSVPFDDNNQGVNGQPLSCRLLPYLQNPQFCQSEPLLTYSCAKKNKENQRESGLSCFSQDQGTVSEQSHLHMENHRKSLHLSSCPECLELENSTILSVKYTSSKSISNTPPDDLLCLDSEDGTFPDSEKDAKSSFCKSHQFEYDHKLPPNVLVYTNGSKERFRAVRRLLTECLDMEKYTIYSLQPHQVLSEPWMENSRLLVLAEEEVLTPQLHTRFLNYLSNGGSVLGLASSLCPAGISLENREQQPRQVRRLSFTPKDSTQLELSVLASGKVFVRDVLRPGTLELWGEIKDGTHRNDMVIIRLTRRVYGGEAVLCQIHLENIGDFQKPATEVLDGFKVNTALHYQLVTEILTSLGLDCQQAQNPPAPSPVYLLATSQEAKAKFVQCLSTHLNQDGLVVTSKASLRIVSSRALQDAAFAHDCSLPLVTDGPESQSWANFCLDTYGDNLTTVLLGHTLLYAEVVSSTMDLVEGLNLHLPEDVGLIVIAAQQSQGKGRGRNTWLSPLGCAMFTLCVQIKLNSRLGKRISFLQHLAALAVIEAVRTLPGYEDIDLRVKWPNDIYYGRRLKLGGVLVTSTVMGSTFHLLIGCGFNVSNSNPTVCINDLIQQYNIEHNCKLQALNCAQLIARTVSCLEAFIEGFQRHGAEAILPVYYKRWLHSGSLVHLWSENGPEAEVVGLDSNGFLQVHSTTQGIISVEPDGNSFDMLKNLVVIKQH; translated from the exons ATGTTGATAACCTTGTGTTACGTGTATTTGTGGGTGCGTTTCCACAAATGTTGTTCAGAGCTGATTGGCAACAGCGTCTCAAGGCTGACGAGCAGCCTGCGCTTCTTCCGCACTTGGCGCCGCCGTTGTTCTTCGTCGTCCTCTGTATCTGTCCTGCCAGCCAATTCGGTTCCTTCAAGCCAGCGCTCGCCTGTCCTTTTGCAGCTGGGAGACGAGTCACTTGTTGTTGCTGAATTCAAG GATCTTCAACTTTTGCAGTTGCCCAAGTGGTCTGACTTTTGCCGACCTTTGGCTTGCCGCCCCGGCCGGCCACTCGGCACAGTGGCTCAGGCCAGTGTTGACAATTTCGGTCGACTGGCTGCAGCTTTTTTCGAGGATCGCCTACAACTGGATAATGGACTTGTGCCATCAAAGATTGCCC TGATCAGCCTCCACGAATCCATTCTTGGTGAATTGATCCAATGTCCAGTGGATGTAAAGTCAGTTCCCTTTGACGACAACAACCAGGGTGTCAATGGTCAGCCTTTGTCTTGCCGCTTGTTACCCTACCTCCAAAACCCCCAGTTCTGTCAAAGTGAGCCACTTCTTACTTACTCTTGTGCAAAGAAGAACAAAGAAAATCAAAGAGAGTCAGGACTAAGTTGCTTCAGTCAGGATCAAGGTACTGTCTCTGAGCAAAGTCATCTTCACATGGAGAACCACAGGAAATCGCTCCACCTCTCGAGCTGCCCCGAATGCCTTGAGCTGGAGAATAGCACAATCCTCTCTGTCAAATACACATCCTCAAAGAGCATTTCCAATACGCCTCCAGATGACTTGCTGTGCCTGGATAGTGAGGATGGCACTTTTCCCGACAGTGAAAAAGATGCCAAAAGTTCTTTTTGCAAAAGCCACCAATTTGAATacgaccacaaactgccgccgaATGTTTTGGTCTACACAAATGGTAGCAAAGAGCGCTTCCGAGCAGTTCGTCGGCTTTTAACCGAGTGtctcgacatggaaaagtacacTATATATTCTCTTCAGCCACATCAAGTCCTGAGTGAACCTTGGATGGAGAATTCCAGGCTCTTGGTGCTCGCAGAGGAAGAAGTGCTCACCCCCCAGCTTCACACAAGATTTCTGAACTACCTGAGCAACGGTGGGAGCGTCCTGGGGCTCGCTTCCTCCCTGTGCCCTGCAGGCATCTCTCTGGAGAATAGAGAGCAACAACCGAGGCAAGTGCGCCGACTGAGCTTCACGCCAAAGGACAGCACACAACTCGAGCTGAGCGTGTTGGCCAGCGGGAAGGTCTTTGTCAGAGATGTTCTGCGACCAGGGACATTGGAGCTCTGGGGCGAGATCAAAGATGGCACGCATCGCAACGATATGGTTATCATCAGGCTAACTCGCCGAGTGTATGGAGGGGAAGCTGTCTTGTGCCAG ATCCACCTGGAAAACATTGGCGACTTCCAAAAGCCGGCAACTGAAGTTTTGGATGGGTTCAAGGTAAACACTGCGCTGCATTATCAACTCGTGACAGAAATCCTGACTTCTCTTGGCCTCGACTGCCAACAAGCACAAAACCCCCCAGCACCGAGTCCAGTTTACCTTCTGGCCACCTCTCAG GAGGCCAAAGCTAAATTTGTTCAGTGTTTATCCACGCACTTAAACCAAGACGGTCTGGTGGTGACGTCAAAGGCCTCCCTGAGGATAGTATCCAGTCGTGCGCTACAAGATGCCGCTTTTGCGCACGACTGCTCTCTTCCCCTCGTCACCGATGGGCCCGAGTCACAGAGCTGGGCCAACTTCTGTTTGGATACCTATGGTGACAACCTGACAACAGTTCTGCTGGGGCACACTTTGCTGTATGCGGAGGTTGTTTCATCCACCATGGATCTGGTTGAAGG ACTTAATCTGCATTTACCTGAAGATGTTGGCTTGATAGTCATAGCTGCTCAACAAAGTCAGGGCAAAG GACGGGGAAGAAATACCTGGCTCAGCCCTCTTGGTTGTGCCATGTTCACGCTATGTGTCCAGATAAAGCTGAATTCCAGGCTTGGCAAGAGGATCTCCTTTCTGCAGCACCTGGCTGCTCTCGCTGTCATCGAAGCTGTGCGCACGCTTCCTGGATATGAG GACATTGACCTGCGGGTGAAGTGGCCCAACGACATCTACTACGGCCGTCGGCTGAAGCTCGGAGGTGTTCTTGTGACTTCCACTGTCATgggttcaacttttcatctactAATAG GTTGTGGCTTCAATGTGAGCAACAGTAATCCAACAGTGTGCATCAACGACCTAATCCAGCAATACAACATTGAGCACAACTGCAAGCTGCAAGCCCTTAACTGTGCACAGCTTATTGCCCGGACAGTCAGCTGCCTAGAGGCCTTCATAGAGGGCTTTCAGCGCCATGGTGCAGAAGCAATTTTGCCAGTCTACTACAAAAGATGGCTTCACAG CGGAAGTCTGGTACATCTTTGGAGTGAGAATGGACCAGAAGCTGAGGTGGTGGGTCTAGATAGCAATGGCTTTCTTCAAGTCCACAGTACGACGCAGGGTATTATTTCAGTGGAGCCTGACGGAAACTCATTTGACATGCTGAAGAACCTGGTGGTCATCAAGCAGCATTAG
- the hlcs gene encoding biotin--protein ligase isoform X2, whose protein sequence is MLITLCYVYLWVRFHKCCSELIGNSVSRLTSSLRFFRTWRRRCSSSSSVSVLPANSVPSSQRSPVLLQLGDESLVVAEFKLPKWSDFCRPLACRPGRPLGTVAQASVDNFGRLAAAFFEDRLQLDNGLVPSKIALISLHESILGELIQCPVDVKSVPFDDNNQGVNGQPLSCRLLPYLQNPQFCQSEPLLTYSCAKKNKENQRESGLSCFSQDQGTVSEQSHLHMENHRKSLHLSSCPECLELENSTILSVKYTSSKSISNTPPDDLLCLDSEDGTFPDSEKDAKSSFCKSHQFEYDHKLPPNVLVYTNGSKERFRAVRRLLTECLDMEKYTIYSLQPHQVLSEPWMENSRLLVLAEEEVLTPQLHTRFLNYLSNGGSVLGLASSLCPAGISLENREQQPRQVRRLSFTPKDSTQLELSVLASGKVFVRDVLRPGTLELWGEIKDGTHRNDMVIIRLTRRVYGGEAVLCQIHLENIGDFQKPATEVLDGFKVNTALHYQLVTEILTSLGLDCQQAQNPPAPSPVYLLATSQEAKAKFVQCLSTHLNQDGLVVTSKASLRIVSSRALQDAAFAHDCSLPLVTDGPESQSWANFCLDTYGDNLTTVLLGHTLLYAEVVSSTMDLVEGLNLHLPEDVGLIVIAAQQSQGKGRGRNTWLSPLGCAMFTLCVQIKLNSRLGKRISFLQHLAALAVIEAVRTLPGYEDIDLRVKWPNDIYYGRRLKLGGVLVTSTVMGSTFHLLIGCGFNVSNSNPTVCINDLIQQYNIEHNCKLQALNCAQLIARTVSCLEAFIEGFQRHGAEAILPVYYKRWLHSGSLVHLWSENGPEAEVVGLDSNGFLQVHSTTQGIISVEPDGNSFDMLKNLVVIKQH, encoded by the exons ATGTTGATAACCTTGTGTTACGTGTATTTGTGGGTGCGTTTCCACAAATGTTGTTCAGAGCTGATTGGCAACAGCGTCTCAAGGCTGACGAGCAGCCTGCGCTTCTTCCGCACTTGGCGCCGCCGTTGTTCTTCGTCGTCCTCTGTATCTGTCCTGCCAGCCAATTCGGTTCCTTCAAGCCAGCGCTCGCCTGTCCTTTTGCAGCTGGGAGACGAGTCACTTGTTGTTGCTGAATTCAAG TTGCCCAAGTGGTCTGACTTTTGCCGACCTTTGGCTTGCCGCCCCGGCCGGCCACTCGGCACAGTGGCTCAGGCCAGTGTTGACAATTTCGGTCGACTGGCTGCAGCTTTTTTCGAGGATCGCCTACAACTGGATAATGGACTTGTGCCATCAAAGATTGCCC TGATCAGCCTCCACGAATCCATTCTTGGTGAATTGATCCAATGTCCAGTGGATGTAAAGTCAGTTCCCTTTGACGACAACAACCAGGGTGTCAATGGTCAGCCTTTGTCTTGCCGCTTGTTACCCTACCTCCAAAACCCCCAGTTCTGTCAAAGTGAGCCACTTCTTACTTACTCTTGTGCAAAGAAGAACAAAGAAAATCAAAGAGAGTCAGGACTAAGTTGCTTCAGTCAGGATCAAGGTACTGTCTCTGAGCAAAGTCATCTTCACATGGAGAACCACAGGAAATCGCTCCACCTCTCGAGCTGCCCCGAATGCCTTGAGCTGGAGAATAGCACAATCCTCTCTGTCAAATACACATCCTCAAAGAGCATTTCCAATACGCCTCCAGATGACTTGCTGTGCCTGGATAGTGAGGATGGCACTTTTCCCGACAGTGAAAAAGATGCCAAAAGTTCTTTTTGCAAAAGCCACCAATTTGAATacgaccacaaactgccgccgaATGTTTTGGTCTACACAAATGGTAGCAAAGAGCGCTTCCGAGCAGTTCGTCGGCTTTTAACCGAGTGtctcgacatggaaaagtacacTATATATTCTCTTCAGCCACATCAAGTCCTGAGTGAACCTTGGATGGAGAATTCCAGGCTCTTGGTGCTCGCAGAGGAAGAAGTGCTCACCCCCCAGCTTCACACAAGATTTCTGAACTACCTGAGCAACGGTGGGAGCGTCCTGGGGCTCGCTTCCTCCCTGTGCCCTGCAGGCATCTCTCTGGAGAATAGAGAGCAACAACCGAGGCAAGTGCGCCGACTGAGCTTCACGCCAAAGGACAGCACACAACTCGAGCTGAGCGTGTTGGCCAGCGGGAAGGTCTTTGTCAGAGATGTTCTGCGACCAGGGACATTGGAGCTCTGGGGCGAGATCAAAGATGGCACGCATCGCAACGATATGGTTATCATCAGGCTAACTCGCCGAGTGTATGGAGGGGAAGCTGTCTTGTGCCAG ATCCACCTGGAAAACATTGGCGACTTCCAAAAGCCGGCAACTGAAGTTTTGGATGGGTTCAAGGTAAACACTGCGCTGCATTATCAACTCGTGACAGAAATCCTGACTTCTCTTGGCCTCGACTGCCAACAAGCACAAAACCCCCCAGCACCGAGTCCAGTTTACCTTCTGGCCACCTCTCAG GAGGCCAAAGCTAAATTTGTTCAGTGTTTATCCACGCACTTAAACCAAGACGGTCTGGTGGTGACGTCAAAGGCCTCCCTGAGGATAGTATCCAGTCGTGCGCTACAAGATGCCGCTTTTGCGCACGACTGCTCTCTTCCCCTCGTCACCGATGGGCCCGAGTCACAGAGCTGGGCCAACTTCTGTTTGGATACCTATGGTGACAACCTGACAACAGTTCTGCTGGGGCACACTTTGCTGTATGCGGAGGTTGTTTCATCCACCATGGATCTGGTTGAAGG ACTTAATCTGCATTTACCTGAAGATGTTGGCTTGATAGTCATAGCTGCTCAACAAAGTCAGGGCAAAG GACGGGGAAGAAATACCTGGCTCAGCCCTCTTGGTTGTGCCATGTTCACGCTATGTGTCCAGATAAAGCTGAATTCCAGGCTTGGCAAGAGGATCTCCTTTCTGCAGCACCTGGCTGCTCTCGCTGTCATCGAAGCTGTGCGCACGCTTCCTGGATATGAG GACATTGACCTGCGGGTGAAGTGGCCCAACGACATCTACTACGGCCGTCGGCTGAAGCTCGGAGGTGTTCTTGTGACTTCCACTGTCATgggttcaacttttcatctactAATAG GTTGTGGCTTCAATGTGAGCAACAGTAATCCAACAGTGTGCATCAACGACCTAATCCAGCAATACAACATTGAGCACAACTGCAAGCTGCAAGCCCTTAACTGTGCACAGCTTATTGCCCGGACAGTCAGCTGCCTAGAGGCCTTCATAGAGGGCTTTCAGCGCCATGGTGCAGAAGCAATTTTGCCAGTCTACTACAAAAGATGGCTTCACAG CGGAAGTCTGGTACATCTTTGGAGTGAGAATGGACCAGAAGCTGAGGTGGTGGGTCTAGATAGCAATGGCTTTCTTCAAGTCCACAGTACGACGCAGGGTATTATTTCAGTGGAGCCTGACGGAAACTCATTTGACATGCTGAAGAACCTGGTGGTCATCAAGCAGCATTAG
- the sf3a3 gene encoding splicing factor 3A subunit 3, with protein METILEQQRRYHEEKERLMDAKTKEVLHKKSTLREQINSDHRTRAMLDRYMEVSANLRDSYEDKDGMRRDELAAISGPNEFAEFYDRLKQIKEFHRKHPNEISIPMSAEFEELMKARDNPSDEAQNLVEFTDEEGYGRYLDLHDCYLKYINLKAAEKVEYITYLSSFDQLFDISKDRKNAEYKKYLEMLLEYLQDYTDRVKPLLDQNDLYDKVLSDFEKKWETGTFPGWPKETSSALTHAGAHLDLSAFSSWEELASLGLDRLKSALLALGLKCGGTLEERAQRLFSTKGKSLDLLDPSLFAKNPKVKGPKKDTERNKEIAFLEAQLYEYVEILGEQRQLTHENVQRKQARTGEEREEEEEEQISESESEDEDNEIIYNPKNLPLGWDGKPIPYWLYKLHGLNINYNCEICGNYTYRGPKAFQRHFAEWRHAHGMRCLGIPNTAHFANVTQIEDAVSLWAKLKSQKALERWQPDTEEEYEDSSGNVVNKKTYEDLKRQGLL; from the exons ATGGAGACAATTTTGGAGCAGCAACGTCGCTATCATGAAGAAAAGGAGAGGCTAATGGATGCTAAAACAAAAGAAGTGTTGCACAAGAAATCGACG TTGCGGGAACAGATCAATTCGGATCATAGGACAAGAGCCATGTTGGAC CGCTATATGGAAGTGAGTGCCAATCTCAGAGACTCGTATGAAGACAAAGATGG AATGAGGAGGGATGAGCTCGCTGCCATCTCGGGGCCCAATGAATTTGCAGAGTTCTACGACAGACTTAAACAGATAAAGGAGTTTCACAGGAAGCACCCGAATGAA ATTTCCATTCCAATGTCTGCAGAATTCGAAGAGCTGATGAAAGCCAGAGACAACCCGAGTGATGAGGCTCAGA ACCTAGTGGAATTCACGGATGAAGAAGGATACGGCCGCTACCTTGACCTGCACGATTGCTACCTGAAGTACATCAACCTGAAAGCAGCCGAG AAAGTCGAGTACATCACTTACCTGTCATCGTTTGACCAGCTCTTTGACATCTCCAAAGACAGAAAGAATGCAGAATACAAAAA GTATTTGGAGATGCTGCTGGAGTACCTGCAGGACTACACAGATCGGGTCAAACCTCTACTCGACCAAAATGACCTCTACGACAAAGTGCTGTCAGACTTTGAGAAAAAGTGGGAGACGGGCACATTTCCAGGGTGGCCT AAAGAGACAAGTAGTGCTTTGACGCACGCCGGCGCTCACCTGGATCTCTCGGCTTTTTCGTCTTGGGAG GAGTTGGCTTCCTTGGGTCTGGACAGATTAAAGTCTGCTCTTCTGGCCTTGGGACTGAAATGTGGAGG GACTCTTGAAGAGAGAGCTCAGCGACTCTTTAGCACCAAAGGCAAATCTTTGGACCTGCTGGATCCGTCGCTTTTTGCCAAAAATCCCAAAGTGAAAGGTCCTAAGAA GGACACCGAACGCAACAAGGAAATTGCCTTTTTGGAGGCTCAACTCTACGAATACGTCGAGATCCTTGGT GAGCAGAGGCAGCTTACTCACGAGAATGTGCAGAGGAAGCAAGCGAGAACTGGAGAAGAAcgtgaggaagaagaagaggagcagATCAGCGAAAGTGAAAGCGAAGACGAAGACAACGAGATCATCTACAACCCTAAAAATCTGCCCCTGGGTTGGGATGGCAAG CCAATTCCATACTGGCTCTATAAACTCCACGGACTGAATATCAACTACAACTGTGAAATCTGTGGAAACTACACCTACCGAGGACCCAAAGCTTTTCAGAGACACTTTGCG GAATGGAGGCATGCCCATGGCATGCGTTGTCTCGGAATCCCCAACACTGCCCACTTTGCCAATGTCACCCAGATTGAGGATGCGGTTTCTT TGTGGGCAAAACTGAAGTCCCAAAAGGCCTTAGAGCGCTGGCAACCTGACACCGAG gAGGAGTATGAGGACTCTAGCGGAAATGTAGTCAATAAAAAAACATATGAAGATCTCAAGAGGCAGGGTTTACTGTAG
- the rpl15 gene encoding large ribosomal subunit protein eL15 translates to MGAYRYMQELWRKKQSDVMRFLLRVRCWQYRQLSNLHRAPRPTRPDKARRLGYKAKQGYVIYRIRVRRGGRKRPVPKGATYGKPVHHGVNQIKFARSLQSTAEGRAGRHCGALRVLNSYWVGEDSTYKFFEVILIDPFHKTIRRNPETQWITKAVHKHREMRGLTSAGKKSRGLGKGHKFHQTIGGSRRAAWKRRNTLQLHRYR, encoded by the exons ATGGGGGCATATCGCTATATGCAGGAGTTGTGGCGCAAGAAGCAGTCAGATGTGATGCGCTTCTTGCTTCGTGTGCGCTGCTGGCAGTATCGGCAATTGTCAAACCTTCATCGTGCTCCCAGACCTACCAGACCTGATAAAGCCCGGAGGCTGGGCTACAAGGCCAAACAAG GTTACGTCATCTACCGTATCCGTGTGCGCCGTGGTGGTCGTAAACGCCCCGTGCCCAAAGGTGCCACTTATGGAAAGCCAGTGCACCACGGTGTTAACCAGATCAAGTTTGCCCGCAGTTTGCAGTCCACTGCCGAG gGCCGCGCCGGCCGTCATTGCGGCGCTCTGAGAGTGCTGAACTCTTACTGGGTGGGTGAGGACTCCACCTACAAGTTCTTTGAGGTGATTTTGATAGACCCCTTCCATAAGACGATCAGGCGCAACCCAGAAACCCAATGGATCACAAAGGCTGTGCACAAGCATAGAGAGATGCGCGGCCTAACCTCTGCAGGAAAGAAGAGCCGTGGGCTGGGCAAGGGTCATAAATTCCACCAGACCATTGGAGGTTCCCGCCGGGCAGCCTGGAAGAGGCGCAACACCTTGCAGCTGCACCGTTACCGTTAG